CGACGCTACCTTTTTCTAGTAAAAAGGCACCATCGCAATAATCTAGCTCTTCTAACCTGTGCGTAACCCAAAGGGCGGTCAACCCCCGACTTTTTACTAACTGTCGCACTTGCGCCACCAGATCCAGTTGTGAGTCTGGATCTAGTAGAGCAGTAGGTTCATCTAACAACAGGACTTCACAGCGTCGCGCGATCGCACCCGCAATAGCAATCCTCTGTTTCTGACCCCCACTTAGGGCATAGATGGGGCGGCGTTGCAGCGTCAATAAATTCACGGCTGTTAGCGCCGACTCAACTCGCTGGCGTACCTCAGCTATTGATAGTTTTTCCTCCACTAGCCCAAATGCAACATCTGCTCCGACCGTAGGCATCACCAGCTGATGATCGGGATTTTGGAAGACAAAGCCCACCGGGCGGCTCATCTGAATTTCACCAGACTGTGGCTGTAACAACCCTGCCAGCAATCTTAGTAAGGTTGATTTACCACTACCGTTGGTGCCCAAAAGCATCCAAAATTCCCCTTTCGGTACGTCTAGGGAGCAGGACTGTAAAACCATATCCCCAGACGGCCAGCTGAAGCACAGATCTCGCACGCGAATCGCAGGCGAGGCTGTTTCCA
This sequence is a window from Microcoleus sp. FACHB-831. Protein-coding genes within it:
- a CDS encoding energy-coupling factor ABC transporter ATP-binding protein, with the protein product MNPSNGVETASPAIRVRDLCFSWPSGDMVLQSCSLDVPKGEFWMLLGTNGSGKSTLLRLLAGLLQPQSGEIQMSRPVGFVFQNPDHQLVMPTVGADVAFGLVEEKLSIAEVRQRVESALTAVNLLTLQRRPIYALSGGQKQRIAIAGAIARRCEVLLLDEPTALLDPDSQLDLVAQVRQLVKSRGLTALWVTHRLEELDYCDGAFLLEKGSVVDQGSAQNLKLFNPYFNP